The region CTGCCCACCACGTCGGCGAACCGGAACGAGGTCAGGCCGAGATTGTAGATCCGGTTGGAGATGTCCACGTGCTCGTAGCCCCACCGGCCGTACCGGGTGTCGTACCCGCCCACCCGGTCCAGCACCCGCCGCTCGAAGTAGAGCATGCAGCCACGGGGATGGGTGTACGCCCGAAGCTGCCCGTCCCGGTAGATCTCCATCGAATCGGTCAGCCGGCCGCGCGGGGTGTCGGTGAAGATGTACATCAGATGCGGCTCGGGGCTGTCGATGTACGGCCGCTCCCAGCCGTCCACGACCGGCCAGCAGTCGTCGTCGAACAGGAACAGGTGCGTACATCCTCGCTCGACCAGCAGTTCCAGACACTTGTTCTTGGCTCGGGCGATACCGGCGTTGCACTCGAAGCGGAACGTCGCCTCCTCCACCGGCTCGTCACTGGCGTCGTCGACCACGACGATCACGGCACCGCTGGGCGCGTACTTGCGGATCGCCTCCAACGCGATACGGAGCACGGCGCCCCGGTTGTGCGTCGTGATCCCGATGCCCACCGCCGGAAAGTCCGTCTCCTGCATGCCCACCTCATCGGTCGGGGCGCCATGGCGCCGTCACTCGGGATCGCCGCCGGGCAGCGGTGCCAGCCGTCACGGCGGTGCCGGACGACGGTTACCACCGGCCCACCGCCACCGGGTGCGAGGTCGTCCACATGGGGCACGGCATCGCGGCACCGTCGGGTTCACCGGTCGAACGGCGAACCGGCGGTGACACCCGGTGAACCGCCGGTACCGGCGGAAAAGGTAGGGATAACCCTCGCCAAGCCGCGGGTTGGCCCCCATCGGGAGCAGGGGCCGCACCATGTCGGGTCACCACCCTCCGGCGGCACTGTCATGGCATGGCCGATCGAGTGCAGAGCAGGCAGCACAGCAGCGCGCTGGCGAGCGAGTCCCAACTGCGCGAACTGATGGATACCTACCAGCAGCCGCTGCTGAGGTACGCCCAGCGGCTGACCGACGGCGACATCGGACACGCCGAGGACGTGGTGCAGGAGGCGTTCCTGCGGGCGTGGACGCACCTGGACCGGCTCACCGCCGACCGCGGGTCGGTGCTGGGCTGGCTGCGCCGGGTGGTGCACAACCTGGTGATGGACGGGTACCGCAGGAAGCGGGCCCGGCCGACCGAGGTGGACATCGAGATCGCCGCCGCGGAGGCCACGGCCGACCCGACGAGCGTCGTACTGGACTCCCTGGTGGTCGATCAGGTGCTGCGTGGACTGTGGCCGGAGCACCGGGCCGCGCTGGTGGAGGCGTACCTGAACGACAGGACCGCGGCCGAGATCAGCGCGGAACTGGGGGTACCGGTCGGCACGATCAAGAGCCGGGTGCACTACGCGCTGCGGGCGGCCCGCAAGGCGTCGGCGGCTCACCTGCTCTGCGCCGTGTGAACGCGCGGAAGCGACCACAGCCGCATGAGCGCCCTGAAGGCGACCACAGCCGCAGAAGCGCACCTGGAGGCGATCACAGCCGCAGAAGCGCATCTGGACCCGACCGTGGCACAAGGCCACCGAGCCCACGATCCGGGCCGGTACGGGTCGACCGGGGTCGCCTACAGTGGGCACATGCACCGCGCGACGGAGCAGACCAGCGGGTCATTCCCGGTGCCGATGCCATCGGACGAGGTGGCACGGGTGGTCGACGCGGTACATGGCCTGCCGGGGTGGGCGTCGCCGGGAACACAGGCTGAGGCCCTGGTTCGGGCGCTGGGTGGTTGCCTGGACGCCGCCGTCGTCACCATCGCGCTACGGCTGCCCCTGTCCGCCGATCGCGACGCGGACCCGCCGGGCGAACAGGTCGTACAGGAATACTGGTGGACCGCCGCCGGTACCGAAGCCGCGATATCCGTGACCGGGACGGCACCGATCCGGCTGTACGACGGCGAGCAGGTTACCGCCGACCTCGTGGTCGAGCCTCCAGCGGCAGCCGAGCGACTGCGCCGGTGGCCCGAGCTGGAAGCGGTGATCCGCCTGCTGGTCGACGACATCCAGGCACAGTTGGTCACCAGCAGTGCCGAGAGGCTGATCGCCCAGAACGCCGTACTGGTGGCCGACGCCCGGCTGCGGGCGGCGGGCGAGATGGAGCGCCAGCGGTACCAACTGGAGCGTGACCTGCACGACGGCGCCCAGCACCACATGGTCGCGTTGCAAATGTCGCTGGCCATGGTGGAGCACCAGCAGGAGGCCGGCAATGCCGCTGAGGCGGGGCGACACCTCGACCGGCTGCGTGAGCTGCTGGCCAGCACCGAGGAGGTCCTCCACACCACGGCGACCGGACTGCTGGCGCTGCCCCTGGCCGAGCATGGTCTGGTTGCCGCGCTGACGGCCCGGCTGGGCCCGTTGGAGACGGTCGCTCTCGACATCGACCCGCTGACGACCGGCCGGCGCTACCCGTCCGACGTGGAGGCCACCATCTACCTGACCTGCCTGGAGGCGATCAGCAACGCGCACAAGCATGCCCCCGGGGCGAGGGTCACCCTGACGCTGCGCACCACCGCTCGTGGCCTGTCGTTCGAGGTGGCGGACACCGGGCCGGGGTTCGATACCGGCGGACGCATGCCGCTGCACTACCTCGCCGACCGTCTGCGGTCGGTCGGCGGCACCCTGACGGTCCGGTCGAGCCCGGGCAGCGGCACCCGGGTAGCTGGGTTCGTCACGATCTGATCTGGCCGGCACCGGCCTCGGCGGAGCACCGACGGGCAGGCGAGAGCCACCACCCGGTCATCCGCCGTCGCCACCGGTGAGCAGCCGCTCGCAGGTACGGACCAGCGCCGCGCACGCACCCCGCACCTCCGGCCCGCATTCGGGCACCGTGGACTGGGCCCGCCAGAACGCGAGCGCCCGGCGCGCGGCCTCGGTCACCTGCGCCGCGTCGGCGTCACCGGCCAGACCAAGCCGGGCCCGGGAGTCCGATCCGTACGCGCCAAGCAGTCGCCGGGCGTCGTCGTCTCCGCGCGGCAGTCTGATCCGCTGCCGCTGCAGTGTCTGCAACAGATCCAGCTCTGCCACCTGGTAGGCACCGGCCACGGCCGCCTCCATCGCATGCGCGAGTTCGTCGTCCAACCGACCGACGGCGTGACAGGCAGCCAGGGCGCGCAGTACCCATCGGGCGGCCAGTACCCCGGCGTGTGCTGGCAGCAGAGCCCGCATTGTCTCGTCCACGGTGCGGCCACCGCCGGCCGACGGGTACCAGTCGACGACCGCGTCGCTCGTCGTCCGCAGCCATTGTCGTGCCCTGGGCGTCGCGGCGACCCCCTCGGCCAGCACACAGATCACCATCGGCGAGAACCCGTCCCCGTCGGGAGCCCGCAGCACCGTGAGGAACTCCGACTCTGCCGCGCTGGCCGGGCCGCCCAACGCGAGCAGGACCACGTCCGGTGAACCGTACGCTCCATCGGACCAGTGTCGCAGCCGGACGGCTAGATCGGCGTCGACTCGATCGCGACAGTGCAGCACCCGCAAGCCACGCAGCGCCTCGACGGGGATCTCGACCAAGAGCTGGTCAAGGCCGACCGCTGCGTCCGGCCAGAGGAAACCGGACCAGTCGGGGATCCGGACCGGCCGCCACGGTGCCACACCGGCCAGCGGGGCGAGGGTGATCCGCCGGCGCGGCCCGTACTCGTAGCAGGTGGGTATGGCTCGCGCCGCGACCGGCGGGGCCAGGTCGCTGTCCTCGGGAAGCGCGCACAGCACCCGCAGCAACTGCTCTGCCTGCGCCCCGACCACCAGGACCCGGGCACGGTGGTCCTGTCGCGCGAGGGCGACCCGCACCGGCACACTGTCCGCCAACGCTTCCCGGCGGTCCACGAGCAGGCGAAGCAGGCGACGCATGGCGGCACCGGCGGGGCCGCCCGCTCCGTCAAGGTCGTCGGATTCCCTGGCTGGTCCCGACGACACCGGTACGGTGTCGCGCATCTTCTCCGGCCGTTTCCCGTCGAGCCGAGGACCACCACCGAGCCGAGGGCCGCCACCGAGCCGAGCGTCCCCGCCGAGTCGTTCCGGCAACTGGACGTCCACCACCGTCGCCACTCGTCCGGGTGTCTGACCGACCCTGA is a window of Micromonospora polyrhachis DNA encoding:
- a CDS encoding sensor histidine kinase; protein product: MSALKATTAAEAHLEAITAAEAHLDPTVAQGHRAHDPGRYGSTGVAYSGHMHRATEQTSGSFPVPMPSDEVARVVDAVHGLPGWASPGTQAEALVRALGGCLDAAVVTIALRLPLSADRDADPPGEQVVQEYWWTAAGTEAAISVTGTAPIRLYDGEQVTADLVVEPPAAAERLRRWPELEAVIRLLVDDIQAQLVTSSAERLIAQNAVLVADARLRAAGEMERQRYQLERDLHDGAQHHMVALQMSLAMVEHQQEAGNAAEAGRHLDRLRELLASTEEVLHTTATGLLALPLAEHGLVAALTARLGPLETVALDIDPLTTGRRYPSDVEATIYLTCLEAISNAHKHAPGARVTLTLRTTARGLSFEVADTGPGFDTGGRMPLHYLADRLRSVGGTLTVRSSPGSGTRVAGFVTI
- a CDS encoding sigma-70 family RNA polymerase sigma factor, with the translated sequence MADRVQSRQHSSALASESQLRELMDTYQQPLLRYAQRLTDGDIGHAEDVVQEAFLRAWTHLDRLTADRGSVLGWLRRVVHNLVMDGYRRKRARPTEVDIEIAAAEATADPTSVVLDSLVVDQVLRGLWPEHRAALVEAYLNDRTAAEISAELGVPVGTIKSRVHYALRAARKASAAHLLCAV